A window of Synchiropus splendidus isolate RoL2022-P1 chromosome 9, RoL_Sspl_1.0, whole genome shotgun sequence contains these coding sequences:
- the LOC128764495 gene encoding leucine-rich glioma-inactivated protein 1-like, giving the protein MDYTRKMPKLSLWIGLLVLAAVAVEGKKPRQPRCPSSCTCTKDNALCEAGLIPRSFPPDVISLSFVKSEFTEIPKESFIHTPALHLLLFTANNLDSINEDAFMGLPHLEYLFIENNQIRSISPFAFRGLKTLVHLSLAYNNLESLPKDLFRGLDALTKVDLRGNQFTCDCKLKWLVEWIYSTNATVDQIHCKGPNSQLDKKINDLVPQSFDCITTEFASYQSLKFESISVEAFTFGNDQYVVFAQPFIGKCSFLEWDHVEMVFRNFDDIDSTSTVICKPLVIDNQLFIIVAQLFGGSHIYKRDTSANKFIKLQGIDILKIRKPNDVETFRIDGESFFVIADSSKAGSTTIYKWNGNGFYSHQSLHPWYRDTDVEYMEISTKPHLILSSSSQRPVIYQWNKTTKLFDRRTDIPEMEDVYAVKHFQVKSELFICLTRFIGDSKVMKWDGALFRELQTMPSRGSMVFQPFSMGGWQYAILGSDYSFTQVYHWDAKKGEFVHFQELNIQAPRAFSPVSIDNRQFLLASSFKGKTQIYEHLVIDLSN; this is encoded by the exons ATGGATTACACGCGCAAGATGCCCAAGCTCTCGCTGTGGATCGGCTTGTTGGTGCTGGCCGCGGTGGCAGTGGAAGGGAAGAAGCCGAGGCAGCCGCGCTGTCCCTCCTCGTGTACTTGCACCAAAGATAACGCGCTGTGCGAAGCGGGGCTCATCCCCCGCTCCTTCCCACCCGATGTCATCTCGCT CTCTTTCGTCAAGTCTGAATTCACCGAGATCCCCAAGGAGAGTTTCATCCACACTCCTGCCCTGCACCTCCT CCTCTTCACAGCAAATAACCTGGATTCTATCAATGAAGATGCATTCATGGGACTCCCTCACCTGGAGTATCT ATTCATCGAGAACAACCAGATCAGGTCCATATCACCGTTTGCGTTCCGCGGCCTGAAGACGTTAGTGCACCT GAGTCTGGCCTACAATAATCTTGAGTCACTGCCCAAAGACTTGTTCAGAGGGCTGGATGCGCTGACAAAAGT AGATTTAAGAGGGAACCAGTTCACGTGTGACTGCAAGCTGAAGTGGTTGGTGGAGTGGATCTACAGCACCAACGCCACCGTGGATCAGATCCACTGTAAAGGACCAAACTCGCAGTTGGATAAGAAAATCAACGACTTGGTGCCGCAATCCTTCGACTGCATCACCACAG aGTTTGCCTCCTATCAGTCCCTGAAGTTCGAGTCCATATCTGTTGAGGCTTTTACTTTTGGGAACGACCAGTACGTCGTCTTCGCACAGCCCTTCATCGGGAAATGTAGTTTTCTGGAGTGGGACCACGTGGAGATGGTCTTCAGGAACTTTGATGATATTGACA GCACATCTACGGTGATCTGCAAGCCGCTGGTGATCGACAACCAGCTCTTCATCattgtggctcagctcttcgGCGGGTCCCATATTTACAAGCGGGACACGTCCGCCAACAAGTTCATTAAGCTCCAAGGCATCGACATCCTGAAAATCCGCAAACCCAATGATGTGGAGACTTTCCGCATCGACGGCGAGTCCTTCTTCGTCATCGCCGACAGCTCCAAGGCCGGATCGACCACCATCTACAAGTGGAACGGAAACGGCTTCTACTCTCACCAGTCGCTACACCCGTGGTACCGCGACACAGACGTGGAGTACATGGAGATCTCCACCAAACCTCACCTGATCCTGTCCAGCAGCTCTCAAAGGCCCGTCATCTACCAGTGGAACAAGACCACCAAGCTGTTCGACAGACGCACAGACATCCCGGAGATGGAGGACGTCTACGCTGTCAAGCATTTCCAGGTCAAGTCTGAGCTCTTCATCTGCCTGACACGCTTCATCGGCGACTCCAAAGTGATGAAGTGGGATGGAGCGCTCTTCAGAGAGCTGCAGACAATGCCCTCCAGAGGCTCCATGGTCTTCCAGCCCTTCTCTATGGGTGGCTGGCAGTACGCCATCCTGGGCAGCGACTACTCCTTCACCCAGGTGTACCACTGGGACGCCAAGAAGGGAGAGttcgtccacttccaggagctgaacATCCAAGCGCCCAGAGCTTTCTCACCGGTCTCCATCGACAACCGGCAGTTCCTTCTGGCGTCCAGCTTCAAAGGGAAAACTCAGATTTACGAGCACTTGGTCATCGATCTGAGCAACTGA